In Methylomagnum ishizawai, one DNA window encodes the following:
- a CDS encoding phenylacetate--CoA ligase family protein has translation MHPALVRHLWFPLHERLMQRPTFAYLAELERSQWLDRTALERLQLRKLKALLHTALAHSPWHAGRLRAAGLALDGDAELSLEDFRRLPTMDKTDAQAHREAMVWKSVPGGAFRYNTGGSSGQPLIFYYGRSRQAADAATRMRARRWWGIEVGEPEVFLWGAPVELNKTDRIKTFRDRLFNQLLLNAFAMSVPAMDEYLGRIQRFDPACVYGYASSLALLAQHARNRGASLNTHRLKVVCATGEPLLPEQRRLIGEVFGVPVANEYGCRDGGLVALESPAGQLLVNSETILLELLDPQGRPVAAGETGEVTLTNLCSEAQPFLRYRTGDMARASGETCRDGRGLHVVAEVVGRTTDFVVRPDGTIMHALALIYVPRAVEGVGEFKIVQWTPEHLEVSIVPNAAWRDGAREEIVRLLRLRMASPVRVEVNLVGSLPPEASGKHRYVISHVALPGNLTPRE, from the coding sequence GCAACGCCCGACCTTCGCCTATCTGGCCGAATTGGAACGCAGCCAATGGCTGGACCGGACGGCGCTGGAACGCCTGCAACTGCGGAAGCTCAAGGCGTTGCTCCACACCGCCCTGGCACACAGCCCTTGGCACGCCGGACGCCTCCGCGCCGCCGGGCTGGCGCTCGACGGCGACGCGGAATTGAGCCTGGAGGACTTCCGGCGGCTGCCGACCATGGACAAGACCGATGCCCAGGCCCACCGCGAGGCCATGGTCTGGAAGTCCGTGCCGGGCGGGGCGTTCCGCTACAACACCGGCGGTTCCAGCGGCCAGCCCTTGATCTTCTACTATGGCCGGTCCCGGCAGGCCGCCGACGCCGCCACGAGGATGCGGGCGCGGCGTTGGTGGGGGATCGAGGTCGGCGAGCCGGAAGTGTTCCTGTGGGGTGCGCCGGTGGAGTTGAACAAGACCGACCGGATCAAGACCTTCCGCGACCGGCTGTTCAACCAATTGCTGTTGAATGCCTTCGCCATGTCGGTCCCGGCTATGGACGAATATCTCGGGCGGATACAGCGTTTCGATCCCGCCTGCGTCTACGGCTATGCCAGCAGCCTGGCCCTATTGGCCCAACACGCCCGCAACCGGGGCGCGAGCCTCAACACGCACCGGCTCAAGGTGGTCTGCGCCACCGGGGAACCCCTGTTGCCGGAACAACGGCGCCTCATCGGGGAAGTATTCGGCGTGCCGGTCGCCAACGAATACGGCTGCCGCGACGGCGGACTGGTCGCGCTGGAATCGCCCGCCGGGCAATTGCTGGTCAATAGCGAAACGATCCTGCTGGAACTCCTGGACCCGCAAGGTCGGCCCGTGGCGGCGGGCGAAACCGGCGAAGTCACGCTGACCAATCTTTGCTCCGAAGCCCAGCCCTTCCTCCGCTACCGCACCGGCGACATGGCCCGCGCCTCCGGGGAAACCTGCCGGGACGGGCGCGGCCTGCATGTCGTGGCCGAGGTCGTGGGCCGGACCACGGATTTCGTGGTGCGCCCGGACGGGACCATCATGCACGCCCTGGCGCTGATCTACGTGCCGAGAGCGGTCGAGGGCGTGGGGGAATTCAAGATCGTGCAATGGACGCCGGAGCATCTGGAGGTGTCCATCGTCCCCAACGCCGCTTGGCGCGACGGGGCGCGGGAGGAGATCGTCCGGCTGTTACGGCTGCGGATGGCAAGCCCGGTGCGGGTGGAGGTGAACCTGGTGGGGAGCCTCCCGCCCGAGGCTTCCGGCAAGCACCGCTACGTGATCAGCCATGTAGCGCTGCCGGGAAACTTGACGCCGCGGGAGTGA
- a CDS encoding lytic transglycosylase, protein MTRPKPNAQWLCCASIIVLSLSACSHNGGKLKNGANLTENAQPASTSGEKKSRSSTARTSGKWLRKKDKTVASTGGSSSSTSQYDNLWERLFDLYDLPPIEHEEIDREFSWFLNHPTYIQRVQQRAEPFLYSIVRQVEKHDIPGEIALLPVIESAFQPHVVSPANAAGIWQFIPSTGRMYGLKQSRYYDGRRDVYASTRAAIKYLKKLHKDFNGDWLLAIAAYNCGEGAVGRAVQRNANRGLPTDFWSLDLPQETRTYVPRLLAVSKIFVEADQHGIDLRAIPNQAQYKAVKLNQPLDLALAADAADMSLDQLFALNPGFKRQHTDVSGSYHLFIPADKKTADFKEELERLVQERQTSGGFQVGQQELGSDSAAAVESSPALATLDSVEPEATPVAYTPDPTPVKSRFSARQAAATLAVYQPDGPEPTATPQPVAEPEPPQDGQESDFSKPLSERELTPVSPSSSYRLDSQDSTAPDDAALEEEQREARARAAREERAAAKAREREEREAQKERLARAERESAKEREKEAKARELREKFAHRDEATGKHSAKDADKGRDAHDRRHPGELAAAEDKFRDAGSKKGNYTVQPGETLWAVARKHSVDVGQLAKWNNISEQTQVKAGQNLVVWGKDAGKKLVMASAGIRPSQSIKSYTIKAGDTLFSISRRFNVSVAELRKWNGGSSLDKQIQPGKNITVQNEKD, encoded by the coding sequence ATGACCCGGCCTAAACCCAACGCGCAGTGGCTGTGCTGCGCATCGATCATCGTCCTGTCCTTGAGCGCCTGCTCGCATAACGGGGGTAAGCTGAAGAATGGGGCCAATTTAACCGAGAACGCGCAACCAGCGTCAACGTCCGGCGAAAAAAAATCCCGCTCATCGACCGCCCGGACTTCCGGCAAGTGGCTCCGCAAGAAGGATAAGACCGTAGCTTCCACGGGAGGCTCATCCAGTAGTACCTCGCAATACGACAACCTCTGGGAACGATTGTTCGATCTCTACGACCTCCCGCCCATCGAACACGAGGAGATCGACCGCGAGTTCTCGTGGTTCCTGAACCACCCGACCTACATCCAGCGCGTGCAGCAACGCGCCGAGCCTTTCCTCTATTCCATCGTCCGCCAGGTCGAGAAACACGATATTCCGGGCGAAATCGCGCTGTTGCCGGTGATCGAGAGCGCGTTCCAGCCGCATGTGGTGTCCCCGGCCAACGCCGCCGGCATCTGGCAATTCATCCCGTCCACCGGGCGCATGTACGGGCTGAAGCAGAGCCGCTATTACGACGGGCGGCGCGATGTCTACGCCTCCACCCGCGCCGCCATCAAATACCTGAAGAAGCTGCACAAGGATTTCAATGGCGATTGGCTGCTCGCCATCGCCGCCTACAATTGCGGCGAGGGCGCGGTGGGCCGGGCGGTCCAGCGGAACGCCAACCGTGGCCTGCCCACCGATTTCTGGTCCTTGGATTTGCCGCAGGAAACCCGGACCTACGTGCCGCGGTTGCTGGCGGTATCGAAAATCTTCGTCGAAGCCGACCAACACGGTATCGACCTCCGCGCCATCCCCAACCAAGCCCAATACAAAGCTGTCAAGCTTAACCAACCGCTTGATCTGGCCCTGGCCGCCGATGCCGCCGATATGTCGCTGGATCAACTGTTCGCGCTGAATCCGGGCTTCAAGCGCCAGCATACCGATGTCTCCGGCAGCTATCACCTGTTCATCCCCGCCGACAAGAAGACCGCCGATTTCAAGGAGGAATTGGAGCGGCTGGTCCAGGAAAGGCAGACCTCCGGCGGTTTCCAGGTCGGACAGCAAGAACTGGGATCGGATAGCGCCGCCGCTGTCGAGAGTAGCCCGGCCTTGGCTACTCTCGACAGCGTGGAGCCGGAAGCGACCCCGGTCGCCTATACGCCGGACCCAACCCCTGTTAAATCCAGGTTTTCGGCGCGGCAGGCGGCGGCCACCCTGGCCGTCTATCAGCCGGACGGCCCGGAACCCACCGCCACGCCCCAGCCCGTGGCCGAACCGGAACCGCCCCAGGACGGCCAGGAATCCGATTTTTCCAAGCCCTTGTCGGAACGGGAACTGACCCCGGTGTCCCCTTCTTCCAGCTATCGGCTTGATAGCCAGGATTCCACCGCCCCGGATGACGCGGCCCTTGAGGAAGAACAACGGGAAGCCAGGGCGCGCGCCGCCCGTGAGGAACGCGCCGCCGCCAAGGCCCGCGAGCGGGAAGAGCGCGAGGCCCAGAAAGAGCGCCTAGCCCGTGCCGAGCGTGAATCCGCCAAGGAACGGGAGAAGGAGGCCAAGGCACGCGAATTGCGCGAAAAGTTCGCCCATCGCGACGAAGCCACCGGCAAGCATTCCGCCAAGGACGCGGACAAAGGCCGCGACGCCCACGACCGTCGCCACCCAGGCGAACTCGCCGCCGCCGAGGACAAATTCCGCGATGCCGGTTCGAAGAAAGGCAATTACACCGTGCAGCCCGGCGAAACCCTGTGGGCCGTGGCCCGCAAGCATTCGGTCGATGTCGGGCAACTGGCCAAATGGAACAATATCTCCGAGCAAACCCAGGTCAAGGCCGGGCAGAACCTGGTGGTCTGGGGTAAGGATGCCGGTAAGAAGCTGGTGATGGCGAGTGCCGGGATACGGCCTTCCCAGTCGATCAAGAGCTACACCATCAAGGCCGGCGATACCCTGTTCTCGATTTCCCGCCGCTTCAATGTCAGCGTGGCAGAATTGCGCAAGTGGAACGGCGGCTCCAGCCTCGACAAGCAAATCCAGCCGGGCAAGAACATCACCGTCCAGAACGAGAAGGACTGA